One genomic region from Jilunia laotingensis encodes:
- a CDS encoding ATP-dependent Clp protease ATP-binding subunit — translation MNNQFSQKVSDIIVFSKEEANRLRSRYIGPEHLLLGILRDGEGKAIEILSKLKTNLTDIKKQIEVILKAEADDFLLPDADVPLSNGAAKVLKMCILEARLLKSNVADTEHVLLAILKDRNNVAASVLEANNIDYKKVFEQLSLQPDISSGMGFTEDDDDEEEMGSSRSSGGGRGADERQQAQTTSKKPSNDTPVLDNFGTDMTKAAEEGRLDPVVGREREIERLAQILSRRKKNNPILIGEPGVGKSAIVEGLALRIVQKKVSRILFDKRVVALDMTSVVAGTKYRGQFEERIRSILNELQKNPNVILFIDEIHTIVGAGSAAGSMDAANMLKPALARGEIQCIGATTLDEYRKNIEKDGALERRFQKVIVEPTTSEETLQILRNIKSKYEDHHNVNYTDAALEACVKLTDRYITDRNFPDKAIDALDEAGSRVHLTNINVPKEIEEQEILIEEAKNQKNDAVKSQNFELAASFRDKEKELTIVLDRMKQEWEERLKDNRETVDAEEIANVVSMMSGIPVQRMAQAEGMKLAGMKESLQSKVVAQNPAIEKLVKAILRSRVGLKDPNKPIGTFMFLGPTGVGKTHLAKELAKYMFGSSDALIRIDMSEYMEKFTVSRLVGAPPGYVGYEEGGQLTEKVRRKPYSIVLLDEIEKAHPDVFNLLLQVMDEGRLTDSYGRVVDFKNTVIIMTSNIGTRQLKDFGRGVGFATQSRLDDKEFSRSVIQKALNKSFAPEFINRVDEIITFDQLSLEAITQIIDIELKGLYDRIESIGYKLIIEDKAKQFIAGKGYDVQYGARPLKRAIQTYLEDGLSELIVSSALADGDTIRVILNEEKSELEMKVETVTKE, via the coding sequence ATGAATAATCAATTCTCACAAAAAGTTTCCGATATTATCGTCTTTAGTAAAGAAGAAGCCAATCGTCTGAGAAGCAGATATATTGGGCCTGAACACCTGCTGTTGGGTATACTTCGTGACGGTGAAGGGAAAGCTATAGAGATATTGTCCAAACTCAAAACGAATCTGACCGACATAAAAAAGCAGATTGAAGTGATATTAAAAGCGGAGGCAGATGACTTTTTGCTTCCGGATGCCGATGTGCCATTGTCCAATGGTGCTGCAAAGGTACTTAAGATGTGTATCCTTGAAGCTCGTCTGCTGAAAAGTAATGTCGCTGATACGGAACATGTACTATTAGCTATTCTGAAAGATCGTAATAATGTGGCGGCTTCTGTACTTGAAGCGAATAATATCGATTATAAAAAGGTATTTGAACAATTGTCTTTGCAACCTGACATCAGTTCCGGGATGGGATTTACGGAAGACGATGATGACGAAGAGGAAATGGGTTCATCCCGTTCTTCCGGTGGAGGTCGTGGTGCCGATGAACGTCAACAAGCGCAGACGACCTCGAAAAAGCCATCAAATGATACTCCGGTACTGGATAATTTCGGTACGGATATGACTAAAGCTGCAGAAGAAGGCCGTTTGGATCCGGTTGTAGGGCGCGAACGTGAAATAGAACGCCTGGCACAGATTTTAAGTCGGCGTAAAAAGAATAATCCAATTCTGATTGGTGAACCTGGTGTGGGTAAATCGGCTATAGTCGAGGGGCTGGCATTGCGTATTGTTCAGAAGAAGGTATCTCGTATTTTATTTGATAAACGTGTGGTGGCTCTTGACATGACTTCGGTTGTGGCCGGTACGAAATATCGTGGGCAATTTGAAGAACGGATTCGTTCTATCCTCAATGAGTTGCAGAAGAATCCCAATGTGATTTTGTTTATTGATGAAATCCACACCATAGTAGGTGCAGGTTCTGCTGCAGGTTCAATGGATGCTGCCAATATGCTCAAACCGGCATTGGCCCGTGGTGAGATACAATGTATTGGTGCTACGACTCTTGATGAATACCGGAAGAATATTGAGAAAGACGGTGCTTTGGAACGCCGTTTCCAAAAAGTAATAGTAGAACCGACTACATCCGAAGAAACGCTTCAGATTCTACGGAATATTAAGAGTAAATATGAAGATCATCATAACGTGAATTATACGGATGCTGCCTTGGAAGCATGCGTCAAGTTGACAGATCGTTATATTACCGATCGTAATTTTCCGGATAAAGCGATAGATGCCCTTGATGAAGCAGGTTCTCGCGTACACCTGACCAATATCAATGTACCTAAAGAAATCGAGGAACAGGAAATATTGATAGAAGAGGCTAAGAATCAAAAGAATGACGCAGTGAAATCGCAGAATTTTGAACTTGCCGCCAGCTTCCGTGACAAGGAAAAAGAACTTACTATAGTTCTGGATCGTATGAAGCAGGAATGGGAAGAACGATTAAAAGATAATCGGGAAACGGTGGATGCTGAAGAAATAGCCAATGTTGTTTCTATGATGTCTGGTATACCGGTACAACGAATGGCACAAGCCGAAGGAATGAAGCTGGCTGGAATGAAAGAATCCCTTCAGTCGAAAGTCGTTGCCCAAAATCCGGCTATAGAAAAGTTGGTTAAAGCAATTTTGCGAAGTCGCGTCGGGCTCAAGGATCCTAATAAACCAATCGGAACCTTTATGTTTTTGGGCCCTACGGGAGTTGGTAAAACACATCTTGCCAAAGAATTGGCAAAATATATGTTTGGCTCTTCCGATGCTTTGATTCGGATAGACATGAGTGAATATATGGAGAAATTTACTGTCTCTCGCCTTGTTGGAGCGCCTCCGGGATATGTGGGGTATGAGGAAGGCGGTCAGCTTACTGAGAAAGTGCGCCGTAAGCCCTATTCCATTGTATTGCTTGATGAAATAGAAAAAGCCCATCCGGATGTTTTCAATTTGTTACTGCAAGTAATGGATGAAGGTCGGCTTACTGACAGTTATGGCAGAGTGGTAGATTTTAAAAATACGGTTATCATCATGACATCTAATATTGGTACGCGCCAATTGAAAGACTTTGGTCGAGGGGTAGGTTTTGCTACTCAAAGCCGCTTGGATGATAAGGAATTTTCTCGGAGTGTCATTCAGAAAGCATTGAATAAATCTTTTGCACCAGAGTTTATTAATCGTGTTGACGAGATTATAACTTTCGACCAGCTTTCCCTGGAGGCAATAACTCAAATTATTGATATTGAACTCAAAGGATTGTATGATCGTATTGAATCTATTGGTTATAAATTGATTATTGAAGATAAGGCAAAGCAATTTATTGCCGGGAAGGGATATGATGTTCAATACGGTGCCCGACCATTGAAACGTGCCATTCAGACTTATCTTGAAGATGGTTTGTCAGAACTTATTGTCTCATCTGCTTTAGCTGATGGGGATACTATCAGAGTGATTCTGAATGAAGAAAAAAGTGAACTGGAGATGAAAGTGGAAACGGTAACCAAAGAATAA
- the trmD gene encoding tRNA (guanosine(37)-N1)-methyltransferase TrmD, whose amino-acid sequence MRIDIITVLPEMIEGFFSCSIMKRAQNKGLAEIHIHNLRDYTEDKYRRVDDYPFGGFAGMVMKIEPIERCINALKAEREYDEIIFTTPDGGQFDQKMANSLSLAENLIILCGHFKGIDYRIREHFITKEISIGDYVLTGGELAAAVISDAIIRIIPGVISDEQSALSDSFQDNLLAAPVYTRPAEYNGWKVPEILLSGHEAKIKEWELQQSLERTKMLRPDLLKE is encoded by the coding sequence ATGCGCATTGATATAATAACTGTTCTTCCAGAGATGATTGAAGGTTTCTTCAGTTGCTCTATAATGAAACGTGCTCAAAACAAAGGCTTGGCAGAAATTCATATTCATAATCTCCGCGATTATACTGAGGATAAATATAGACGTGTCGATGATTATCCTTTCGGGGGATTTGCAGGTATGGTGATGAAAATAGAGCCTATTGAACGTTGCATAAATGCTCTGAAAGCAGAGCGTGAATATGATGAAATTATATTCACGACTCCGGATGGTGGGCAATTTGATCAGAAAATGGCTAATAGTCTCTCATTAGCGGAAAATCTTATAATTCTTTGTGGACATTTCAAGGGAATTGATTATCGTATTCGAGAACATTTTATAACGAAGGAAATAAGTATTGGTGATTATGTATTGACGGGTGGAGAATTAGCTGCGGCTGTAATATCAGATGCCATTATTCGAATTATTCCAGGAGTGATATCAGATGAGCAATCTGCTCTTTCCGATTCTTTTCAAGATAATTTGCTGGCAGCTCCAGTTTATACACGACCAGCAGAATATAATGGATGGAAGGTGCCGGAGATTCTTTTATCAGGTCATGAGGCAAAAATAAAAGAGTGGGAATTGCAACAGTCATTGGAACGTACCAAAATGCTACGGCCGGACTTATTAAAAGAATAA
- the ligA gene encoding NAD-dependent DNA ligase LigA, with product MTVKEKIENLRAELHRHNYNYYIQNAPEISDKEFDDMMHELQNLEQEHPEYKDDTSPTMRVGSDLNKNFTQYSHKYPMLSLGNTYSENEVAEFYERAKKSLNEDFEMCCEMKYDGTSISLTYEDGKLVRAVTRGDGEKGDDVTDNVKTIRSIPLVLHGNNYPKSFEIRGEILMPWEVFEELNREKESREESLFANPRNAASGTLKLQNSSIVASRKLDAYFYYLLGEELPYDGHYENLQAASTWGFKISKAMRKCHSLEEIFDYIKYWDVERKNLPVATDGIVLKVNSLKQQKNLGFTAKSPRWAIAYKFQAERALTRLNLVTYQVGRTGAVTPVANLDPVQLSGTIVKRASLHNADIIDGLDLHIGDMVYVEKGGEIIPKITGVDTEARSFMLGEKVKFITNCPECGSKLIRYEGEAAHYCPNETACPPQIKGKIEHFISRKAMNIDGLGPETVDMFYRIGLIKNTADLYKLTVNDIKGLERMGEKSAENIINGIAQSREVPFERVIFALGIRFVGETVAKKIAKAFKNIEALEKANSESLVSVDEIGERIAQSILSYFANESNRELVNQLKAAGLQFQLSEEDLSNHTDKLAGQSIVISGVFTHHSRDEYKDIIERNGGKNVGSISTKTSFILAGENMGPAKLEKANKLGIKLMNEEEFLDLIS from the coding sequence ATGACTGTAAAAGAAAAAATAGAAAATCTTCGTGCCGAACTTCACCGGCATAATTATAATTATTATATCCAAAATGCTCCTGAGATTTCAGACAAAGAGTTTGATGACATGATGCATGAACTGCAAAACTTGGAACAAGAACATCCCGAATACAAAGATGATACCTCGCCAACCATGCGTGTTGGCAGCGATCTGAATAAAAACTTCACTCAGTATTCACACAAATATCCGATGTTGTCACTAGGAAACACATATTCTGAAAACGAAGTTGCCGAATTCTATGAGCGGGCAAAGAAATCTTTGAATGAAGATTTCGAGATGTGTTGTGAAATGAAATATGACGGAACTTCCATTTCCTTGACTTATGAAGATGGCAAATTAGTCCGCGCAGTAACACGGGGTGACGGGGAAAAAGGAGACGATGTAACAGACAATGTAAAAACAATCCGATCAATCCCGCTTGTGTTACATGGAAATAATTATCCAAAATCGTTTGAGATCCGCGGAGAGATATTGATGCCTTGGGAAGTATTCGAAGAATTAAACCGCGAAAAAGAATCCCGCGAGGAATCTTTATTCGCTAATCCTAGAAACGCGGCATCTGGAACTTTGAAACTACAAAACTCTTCAATTGTAGCCTCTCGCAAACTCGATGCATATTTCTATTATTTACTGGGAGAAGAACTACCTTATGACGGTCATTACGAAAATCTACAAGCAGCATCCACTTGGGGATTCAAAATTTCAAAGGCTATGCGTAAATGTCATTCTCTGGAAGAAATTTTTGATTACATCAAATATTGGGATGTAGAAAGAAAAAATCTACCTGTAGCAACGGATGGTATCGTATTAAAAGTAAATAGCTTAAAACAGCAGAAAAATTTAGGATTTACGGCTAAATCTCCGCGATGGGCTATAGCATATAAATTTCAGGCAGAACGGGCACTTACCAGACTTAACTTAGTCACATACCAAGTGGGACGGACAGGTGCCGTTACCCCGGTTGCCAATCTCGATCCGGTACAATTATCAGGCACCATTGTTAAACGTGCATCTTTGCACAACGCTGATATTATTGATGGACTTGATCTTCATATCGGAGACATGGTATATGTTGAGAAAGGTGGCGAAATTATTCCCAAAATTACGGGAGTTGATACAGAAGCACGTTCTTTCATGCTTGGTGAGAAAGTTAAGTTTATTACGAACTGTCCAGAATGCGGAAGCAAACTAATCAGATATGAAGGAGAAGCTGCGCATTATTGCCCAAATGAGACAGCCTGTCCACCACAAATCAAAGGCAAAATAGAACATTTCATAAGTAGAAAAGCCATGAATATAGACGGTTTAGGGCCTGAAACAGTAGATATGTTTTATCGTATCGGGCTCATCAAAAACACCGCAGACCTCTATAAATTAACCGTTAATGACATAAAAGGGTTGGAACGAATGGGTGAAAAGTCAGCAGAAAATATTATTAACGGTATAGCGCAAAGCCGGGAAGTTCCATTTGAACGAGTTATTTTTGCATTAGGAATCCGTTTTGTGGGTGAGACAGTTGCAAAAAAAATAGCAAAAGCTTTCAAAAACATAGAAGCATTGGAGAAGGCAAATTCAGAATCACTAGTAAGTGTCGATGAAATCGGAGAAAGAATAGCTCAAAGTATACTAAGTTATTTCGCTAATGAATCAAACCGAGAATTGGTTAACCAATTAAAAGCAGCAGGTTTACAATTCCAACTCAGCGAAGAGGATTTAAGTAATCATACTGACAAACTTGCTGGACAATCCATTGTTATTAGTGGTGTATTCACTCATCATTCACGTGATGAATACAAAGATATTATTGAAAGAAATGGAGGCAAGAATGTGGGAAGTATTTCAACAAAGACCAGTTTTATATTAGCAGGTGAAAACATGGGGCCAGCAAAACTTGAAAAAGCCAATAAACTTGGTATAAAGCTAATGAACGAAGAGGAGTTTTTAGATCTTATTTCGTAA
- the htpG gene encoding molecular chaperone HtpG has product MQKGNIGVTTENIFPIIKKFLYSDHEIFLRELVSNAVDATQKLNTLASISEFKGVLGDLTIHVSLGKDTITISDHGIGLTADEIDRYINQIAFSGANDFLEKYKNDANAIIGHFGLGFYSAFMVAKKVEIITKSYKEGAQAVKWTCDGSPEFTLEDVEKEDRGTDIVLYIDDDCKEFLEESRISDLLKKYCRFLPVPIAFGKKKEWKDGKQVETTEDNIINDTTPLWTRKPSELSDEDYKKFYRELYPMADEPLFWIHLNVDYPFHLTGILYFPKVKSNIELNRNKIQLYSNQVYVTDSVEGIVPDFLTLLHGVIDSPDIPLNVSRSYLQSDSNVKKISSYITKKVADRLQSIFKNDRPQFEEKWNDLKIFINYGMLTQEDFYDKASKFALFTDTDGKHYTYEEYRLLIKDNQTDKDGILIYIYANDKSEQYSYIEAAKNKGYNVLLLDGQLDVAMVSMLEQKFEKSRFTRVDSDVVDNLIVKEERKDDALKPAEKEALSNIFKSQLPKVEKMEFNVMAQALGENIAPVVITQSEYMRRMKEMANIQAGMSFYGEMPDMFNLVLNSDHPLIKKVLGEEEIACAADIVPLQLSIDDTTKQRDAMAKKQEGKKDEDIPTSEKDELRDLDKKLDELKGKKEAIYADFAGKNKVVRQLIDLALLQNNMLKGEELNNFVKRSIELI; this is encoded by the coding sequence ATGCAAAAAGGTAATATTGGGGTTACTACCGAGAACATTTTCCCTATTATCAAAAAGTTCTTGTACAGCGATCATGAGATTTTTCTTCGCGAATTAGTGTCGAATGCTGTTGATGCGACTCAGAAATTAAATACACTGGCATCAATAAGCGAATTTAAAGGTGTATTAGGTGATCTGACTATCCACGTTTCTCTAGGAAAAGATACTATCACTATTTCTGATCATGGTATCGGACTGACGGCCGATGAGATAGATAGATACATCAATCAGATAGCTTTCTCCGGTGCCAATGATTTTCTGGAAAAGTATAAAAATGATGCAAATGCAATTATCGGACATTTCGGACTTGGTTTCTATTCCGCTTTCATGGTGGCAAAGAAGGTTGAAATCATTACAAAATCTTATAAAGAAGGTGCGCAAGCTGTAAAATGGACTTGCGATGGTAGTCCGGAGTTTACACTCGAAGATGTTGAAAAAGAAGACCGCGGTACTGACATAGTGCTGTATATTGATGATGATTGCAAAGAATTTCTGGAAGAATCTCGTATATCAGATTTATTGAAGAAATATTGCAGATTCCTTCCCGTTCCTATTGCTTTTGGTAAAAAGAAAGAATGGAAAGACGGAAAGCAGGTAGAAACGACCGAGGATAATATCATAAATGACACTACGCCTCTTTGGACGCGTAAGCCCAGTGAACTCTCAGATGAAGATTATAAAAAATTCTATAGAGAATTATATCCAATGGCGGATGAACCTTTGTTTTGGATACACCTGAATGTGGATTATCCTTTCCATTTGACTGGAATTCTTTATTTTCCGAAAGTTAAAAGCAATATTGAACTGAATAGAAATAAAATCCAGCTTTATAGTAACCAAGTCTATGTAACAGATTCTGTAGAAGGCATTGTGCCGGACTTCTTGACTTTATTACATGGGGTGATCGATTCTCCGGATATTCCTTTGAACGTTTCCCGCTCCTATCTGCAAAGTGATTCAAATGTGAAGAAGATCTCTTCGTATATTACGAAGAAAGTTGCTGATCGTTTGCAGTCTATTTTCAAGAATGACCGTCCTCAGTTTGAAGAGAAGTGGAATGATTTGAAAATATTTATCAATTATGGAATGTTGACGCAAGAGGATTTTTATGACAAAGCGTCAAAATTTGCCCTTTTCACCGATACGGATGGCAAGCATTATACCTATGAAGAATATCGCCTGTTGATTAAAGATAATCAGACAGATAAAGATGGAATTTTGATTTATATATATGCTAATGATAAGAGTGAACAATATAGTTATATCGAAGCTGCTAAAAATAAAGGATACAATGTATTGCTTTTAGATGGGCAGTTGGATGTAGCCATGGTTAGCATGTTGGAACAGAAATTTGAAAAATCTCGTTTTACTCGCGTGGACAGCGATGTTGTTGACAATCTTATAGTGAAAGAAGAAAGAAAAGACGATGCATTAAAACCCGCTGAAAAGGAAGCTTTGTCGAATATTTTCAAAAGCCAGTTGCCTAAAGTCGAGAAGATGGAATTTAATGTAATGGCACAGGCCTTAGGAGAAAATATTGCTCCCGTTGTGATTACACAGAGCGAATATATGCGTCGTATGAAAGAAATGGCTAATATTCAAGCGGGTATGAGTTTCTATGGAGAAATGCCTGATATGTTTAATCTCGTATTGAATTCTGATCATCCATTAATCAAAAAAGTACTTGGTGAAGAAGAAATTGCTTGTGCCGCTGATATTGTTCCATTGCAATTGTCTATTGACGACACGACTAAACAACGTGATGCAATGGCGAAGAAGCAAGAAGGCAAAAAGGATGAAGACATCCCCACTTCAGAAAAAGATGAGTTAAGGGATTTGGATAAGAAACTTGATGAACTAAAAGGTAAGAAGGAAGCTATATACGCTGATTTTGCCGGTAAGAACAAAGTAGTTCGTCAATTAATCGATTTGGCTCTGTTGCAAAATAATATGCTGAAGGGGGAAGAATTGAACAACTTCGTTAAGAGAAGTATTGAACTGATCTGA
- a CDS encoding patatin-like phospholipase family protein: MKKVLALIIILLLLPVMAQAQKVGLVLSGGGAKGLTHIGIIRALEENNIPIDYITGTSMGAIVGSLYAMGYSPDDMEALLKSEDFKRWYSGEVEEKYMYYFKKDLPTPDFLNIRLSFRDSLNIKPQFLPTSVVDPIQMNLVFIDLYARATASCGGDFDKLFVPFRCIASDVYNKKQLVMRKGDLGDAVRASMSFPFMFKPIEIDNVLAYDGGIYNNFPTDVMRNDFHPDIIIGSVVAANPTKPKENDLMSQIENMVMQKTDYSVPESDGILMTFKYDDVNLMDFQRIDELHDIGYNRTMSMMDSIKSRIHRRVNYDNIRLRRLVYKSNYPELRFKNILISGANAQQQAYIKKEFHASDEKEFTYEDVKRGYFRLLSGNMISEIIPHAVFNPEDDTYDLHLKVKLEDNLSVRIGGNVSTTSSNQIYLGVSYQNLNYNAKEFTLDGQLGKVYNNIQLMGKIDFATTIPTSYRLIASISTFDYFKKEKLFSKKDKPAFNQKDERFVKLKAGLPFLSSKRAEFGIGIAKIQDRYFQKSVIDFDKDKYDKSEYTFFGGSISFNGSTLNTRQFPTQGSHEELVAQIYTGKERFYPGENTDNKKLNEERHSWLQLSYMKEKYHRMSKNWTLGWYLKALYSSRNFSENYTATMMQAGEFAPTAHGQLMYNEAFRANQYVGVGIRPIYRLSQMFHVRGEFYGFMPIFPIERNSINKAYYGKAFSRFEYLGELSIVCQLPFGAISAYVNHYSSPKREWNVGLTLGWQLFNYRFFE, encoded by the coding sequence ATGAAAAAGGTTTTGGCGCTTATCATTATTTTACTTTTACTACCTGTCATGGCACAAGCTCAGAAAGTTGGACTTGTGCTAAGTGGAGGTGGTGCCAAAGGGTTGACACATATTGGCATAATTCGTGCGCTTGAAGAAAACAACATCCCTATTGATTACATTACCGGTACTTCAATGGGAGCTATTGTGGGATCATTATATGCCATGGGGTATTCTCCAGATGATATGGAAGCGTTGTTAAAGTCTGAAGATTTCAAACGTTGGTATTCAGGAGAGGTTGAAGAAAAATATATGTATTATTTCAAAAAAGATTTGCCGACTCCTGATTTTCTGAATATCCGTTTGTCGTTTCGTGATTCATTAAACATTAAACCTCAATTTTTACCGACTAGCGTAGTTGACCCAATACAAATGAATCTGGTTTTTATCGACCTCTATGCTCGGGCTACTGCATCCTGTGGTGGAGATTTTGATAAGCTATTTGTACCTTTTAGATGTATTGCTTCGGATGTGTATAATAAAAAGCAGTTGGTCATGAGAAAGGGTGATTTGGGAGATGCTGTGCGGGCGTCCATGAGCTTTCCTTTTATGTTTAAGCCTATAGAAATAGACAATGTATTGGCATATGATGGTGGAATATACAATAATTTTCCCACGGATGTGATGCGCAATGATTTTCATCCGGATATCATTATTGGTAGTGTGGTTGCTGCTAATCCTACAAAACCTAAGGAAAATGATCTAATGAGCCAGATTGAGAACATGGTTATGCAAAAAACGGATTATTCGGTTCCTGAATCCGATGGTATATTGATGACGTTTAAATATGATGATGTAAATTTGATGGACTTTCAACGGATTGATGAATTACACGATATTGGTTATAATCGTACAATGAGTATGATGGATTCCATTAAAAGTCGTATTCATAGGCGTGTAAATTATGATAACATACGTCTCCGGCGATTGGTTTATAAAAGCAATTATCCCGAACTTCGTTTCAAAAATATATTAATAAGCGGTGCCAATGCCCAACAGCAAGCTTATATAAAGAAAGAATTTCATGCATCTGATGAGAAAGAATTTACATACGAAGATGTGAAACGCGGCTATTTCCGTTTACTTTCCGGAAATATGATTTCAGAAATTATCCCCCATGCTGTATTCAATCCGGAGGATGATACATATGATCTCCATTTGAAAGTCAAATTGGAAGATAACCTTTCTGTCCGTATCGGAGGTAATGTTTCAACTACGAGTTCCAATCAGATATATCTGGGAGTAAGTTATCAGAATCTGAATTACAATGCAAAAGAGTTTACGCTTGACGGACAGTTGGGAAAAGTTTATAACAATATCCAGTTAATGGGAAAAATTGATTTTGCTACGACTATTCCTACTTCATATCGTCTAATTGCTTCTATAAGTACGTTTGATTATTTTAAGAAAGAGAAGCTGTTCTCTAAGAAAGATAAACCAGCTTTTAATCAGAAAGATGAACGTTTTGTGAAGCTTAAAGCAGGACTCCCCTTTTTATCAAGTAAGAGGGCTGAGTTTGGTATAGGAATAGCAAAGATTCAAGATCGTTATTTTCAGAAAAGTGTTATAGACTTTGATAAAGATAAATATGATAAAAGTGAATATACTTTTTTTGGTGGCTCTATTAGTTTTAATGGAAGCACTCTGAATACAAGGCAGTTTCCTACTCAAGGCAGCCATGAGGAATTGGTTGCGCAAATTTATACTGGTAAAGAACGTTTTTATCCTGGTGAAAATACGGATAATAAAAAGTTGAACGAGGAACGGCATTCATGGTTGCAACTCTCATATATGAAGGAAAAGTATCATCGTATGTCCAAAAATTGGACTTTAGGGTGGTATTTGAAAGCGTTGTATTCCTCGCGTAATTTTTCTGAAAATTATACTGCTACAATGATGCAGGCGGGAGAGTTTGCTCCTACGGCACATGGCCAATTGATGTACAATGAGGCTTTTCGCGCTAATCAGTATGTTGGAGTTGGTATTCGTCCTATATATCGTTTGAGTCAGATGTTTCATGTTCGTGGAGAATTTTATGGATTTATGCCGATTTTTCCTATAGAAAGAAATTCCATTAATAAAGCATATTATGGCAAAGCGTTCTCTCGTTTTGAATATTTGGGGGAATTATCAATAGTATGTCAATTGCCATTTGGTGCTATCTCTGCATATGTAAATCATTATAGTTCACCTAAAAGGGAGTGGAATGTAGGATTAACGCTCGGTTGGCAACTATTTAACTATCGTTTCTTTGAATAA
- the dapA gene encoding 4-hydroxy-tetrahydrodipicolinate synthase, with product MIQTKLKGMGVALITPFKEDESVDYDALMRMVDYLLQNNADFLCVLGTTAETPTLTEDEKKKIKKMVIDRVNGKVPILLGVGGNNTRAVVETLKNDDFTGVDAILSVVPYYNKPSQEGIYQHYKAIAEATELPIVLYNVPGRTGVNMTAETTLRIARDFKNVIAIKEASGNITQMDDIIKNKPINFDVISGDDGITFPLITLGAVGVISVIGNAFPREFSRMTRLALQGDFTNALTIHHKFTELFNLLFVDGNPAGVKSMLNAMGMIENKLRLPLVPTRITTFEAIRNVLNELNIKC from the coding sequence ATGATACAAACTAAATTGAAAGGAATGGGGGTAGCACTGATTACTCCTTTCAAAGAAGATGAGAGCGTTGATTACGATGCATTGATGCGGATGGTGGACTACTTGTTACAGAACAATGCAGATTTTCTGTGTGTATTGGGTACGACGGCTGAAACACCTACATTGACAGAGGATGAAAAGAAGAAAATAAAAAAGATGGTAATTGACCGTGTTAATGGGAAGGTACCTATTTTACTTGGAGTAGGAGGAAATAATACTCGCGCAGTTGTAGAAACTTTAAAAAACGACGATTTCACCGGGGTAGATGCTATATTATCTGTAGTACCTTATTATAACAAACCTTCTCAAGAAGGCATATACCAACATTATAAAGCGATTGCAGAAGCAACAGAATTACCTATTGTTTTATACAATGTGCCAGGGCGTACAGGAGTAAACATGACAGCCGAAACAACCTTACGAATCGCCCGTGATTTCAAAAATGTAATTGCAATAAAAGAGGCATCTGGAAATATCACCCAAATGGATGACATCATCAAAAATAAGCCGATCAATTTTGATGTCATTTCAGGAGATGACGGTATAACCTTTCCTCTCATCACATTAGGAGCCGTTGGTGTAATATCGGTCATTGGAAATGCATTCCCACGTGAATTTAGCCGTATGACAAGGTTGGCACTACAAGGTGACTTTACAAATGCACTCACTATTCATCATAAATTCACCGAATTATTCAATCTATTATTTGTTGATGGTAACCCTGCTGGAGTAAAATCAATGTTGAATGCAATGGGAATGATCGAGAACAAGCTTCGGTTACCACTCGTTCCAACTAGAATAACAACTTTTGAAGCTATCCGGAATGTGTTGAATGAACTAAACATTAAATGTTAA